TATATTAAAAACCGACATGCTATTGGCCTATGTAAAAAATTATTTTATGAAAGATATCCCTAGGATTGAAAACCCATTGATTATCCCTCTGGGTGTGTGAATGTTAGTAAAGTTCTTACCTATTTTTGTAATGAAACACCTATTTTGAGAGGATTCCCTCATCCTTCAGGTAGTAACGGCCATCGGCACAGACAATTCCGTGAGAATAAAGAGGAGATGAGAAGACAAATCGAGAACTATTTTATAAACCAAACCATTCGTTAGGAGTATAGTACATATGGAAAAAATCGCTGTCATTTCAGACATTCATGGTAATATCCCCGCACTAAAATCGGTACTAAGTGATATAGATTCTAGAAACATTAAGAGAATTATTTGCCTAGGTGATTTAGTAGGAAAAGGCCCCCAATCTAGTATGGCCATACAACTAATTCAAAAGCATTGTGAACGTGTGATTAGAGGAAATTGGGATGATTTTTTTCCTAAACCCCAAGAATCGGCAATGATTAAGTGGCATCAAAACCAATTAACAAAAAAACAAATGGATTATTTAAAAGACCTCCCCTTTTCCGTTGAGTTTTTGATGAGTGGAAAACTAGTCAGGATGTTTCATGCTTCACCAAGAAGTGTGTATGAAAGAATTCAGCCATGGGATTCACTTGAACGACGTTTAAGTATGTTCGAAAACAATGCAAACACAGAAAATATAGAAGGAAAAAGGGAGCCGGATGTCGTTTGTTATGGAGATATTCATAATGCTTATCAGCAAAATATAAAAGGGAAAACTTTATGCAATGTCGGCAGCATCGGTAATCCACTTGATCTCCCTCAAGCCTCCTATGCCATACTTGAGGGAACATATAACCAAACTGAAAAAGGTGTGTTTTCGATACAGCTTGTTCGTGTACCATATGATATCGAATTAGCAATCCATTTAGCAAAAGAAGCGGGAATGCCTGAGCTGGAAGAATATATTCAAGAATTAACCTCGGCAAAATATAGAGGGTTAAATAAATAGTGGAATTATTATAGGCATGAATTCGAGTAAGTCTCGAACTCATGCCAAAGAGGGTTCTAATCATACGCGGCCAAATTTTCGTGTTTAGATCAAATCCAGTTGCCCTACTATTTTTGTCCCGTGTACTTCACTTATTTTAAGCTTACTAGCAATAAAACTTAGGTTTTTGTCTGTAATTCCACCACCGGGCATAATAATGATTTTATCTTTTGCATAGTCCACTAATTCTTTTAACCGGTTTAGGTTTCCTTCGATTGAACTTGATTCTGGCCCACCGTGAGTTAAAATCCGATTCACACCATGCTCAGCAAGCCAATCAATAGCTTCAAGTTGATATTCAGGTTTAATATGATCAAATGCCATATGAAAAGTTACATCAAGCCCTTTCGCGGAATCCAACAACTGACCGAAGGAATTCTCATCAATCCAACCAGACTCATTTAAACAGCCAATTACCACTCCGTCTGTCCCTAACTGTTTGAAATGGACAATGTCATTTTGCATAATCTCGATTTCTTCATTGGAATAGATAAAGTTCCCACCTCTGGGTCTAACCATGGTCATTACCTTCGTATGGTGAAGGTGACAATATCTAATAGTTTTTGCAGCTACCCCGTGACTAACAGTGGTACCCCCTATTGACAGATTGTCACATAGTTCAATTCGGTTTCCACCTCGCGCAATAGCCATAGGAACCCATGTAAAATTTTCAACACAAACTTCTTTAAGCATACAAACACACCTTTTTTGATTATACGTATAAGAATCTTCACAATTACATTAATAATATCACGGTATTGATACCAACACCCCAAAACCAAAGAAAAACACACTCTCAATTAGTGATAAGTGTGTTATTAAATCCCCTAATTATCTTTATAATAATCCTTGCATTTTCGAAGATTCATTGAGCAATAGACTGCTAGGTTGGAAAAATTTGTATTTAGAATTTTATCAGCCTTTTTTAGATTTTCGTTTTCTATTACGTTTTCCACTGCTTCCATGACTACCACTGCTATCATCACTATGACTACCACTGCTACCATGACTACCGCTGCTCGCATGACCCTTATTTTTGCATTTTCTAGGTTGATTGAGCGAGATATCCTCAACGGAATGGGAGAGGTTATCAAGAATACCGATGATAGTATTATATGGTGCTGGTCCTAGATTATAGAAATTACTAAAAACATCTGTAACAATCAAGTCTCCTGTGTTTTCATCCTCATCGATTCCCGCGACTCCCACAGGTAAAGTATAGGTTTTAAGAATCATGCCGGTATTAACATCCACCGCAAACAGTTGATTTCTAATCTCTCCTGCATCTGATAGAATGACTTTTTTTCCGCCAAGGTCACTCGGGCGGGCAATAGCAAGGGTATCGTTCCCGTCTATAGATGGATCTCCTTGGAATGGAATTTCTATTATTTTTATGACTTTACCGTTACGGGGGTTAAGATTGTAAAAACGACTGACCAAAACTTGTTGCTCCGTCTCTGGATCATTTTTTAAAATTGGTAGGTAAACGGCTGCCCATAGTGTACAATCATCTGGGTCCATGTCTAAAGCACCGATCCCGGGCCCATTTACTCCGCCAGGATCTGGGATTGTAAGTATCTCTTCACCTGTAAGTGGATTATTCTTATGAATGAATCCATCGCCAAAACCTCCCACTCCGGTTACCCTGGTTGTCCAAATAAAACCATCAGACGGATCAAAAGCGACACCTCTTCCATTCCCATAGGTTCCGTTTCCTGGAACAAAAGTGGAGATAACAGTGTCTGTCTTTAGATCCCATACACGCATCGACGCAGCACCTGAAGCTGCAAAATCATAGGCCCACAGGAGACCCTTTGATAAAATATTCCCCATGCTGAATCCTCCTTTGCCATTTTTTAGTTAATCATTTGAAAAATCTTAACTATAATAAACTATTCAAAATACCAAAAAGTAACAAAGCAGTTGTCCCGACTAAAAAAGAAATATTTTCTTACTCAATTTTTTTCTCTGGGATTTACTCTATATTTTTTGGAAATTCTTACAACAATAACTCTATTGTTTATATTAATTTTTCTATGTTTTATTTTTAGTGGACAAAACTAATTGAATTTTTTATAAAAATAAGAGAAGTGCTAAAAAACACTTCTCCCACTACAAATATTCATTATTTCAATAGCCCCGTCATCTTGGAAACACTTCTTGCAGCGCTAGTCACTGTTACTTCATTCTTTCTACTAAATCTCTCCTTAATAGATCGTAAAATATGATAGGTGGTTGGTACAATCACCAATGTTAACAACGTTGAAGTCAGCAATCCAGAAATAACCACAATCGCCAAAGACCTTGAGATTAATCCACCTTCACTGGACAAAGCTAAAGGTAACAGCGCACCAATTGTCGCTAGCGCGGTCATCAAGATCGGGCGAAGACGTGTCTTACCTGCTTCAAGCAAAGCTGCTTTGATTTCCATACCCTTTTTCTCATTTTGCTTTACTCGTTCCATTAACACAATCGCATTGGTCACCACAATTCCAATTAACATAAGGAAGCCAACCAATGCTGGCATACCGAGTGCTTGATTCGTCAGATATAAGCCCAACAATCCGCCAGAGAACAAGAATGGCAGAGAAGACAAGATCGACACTGGCATTAACGTATTTCCAAACGCGACAAGCATGACGATAAATACGAGCACAACTGCAACCGCCATCGCAATCGTCATATTTGTAAATCCTTCATTCATTGCTTGCGCTTGGCCTTCTGAATGATAGGTAATTCCCTTTGGTAAGTCTAACTCTTTCAGACGCTTATCGACCTCTGCCTGCACACCAGAAGTATTATCCGTCGTGATACGGCCAGAAACCTGGACATATTGCTGTTGATTTAATCGGTACAATGCAGAAGGACTTGGCTGCTTCGTAAGTGTCGCCACATCTGATAAAGTGACTGGAACCCCCATCGGATTCATGATTGTTTGGCTCAAGATATCATTAATGGATTGGGCTGGGTCTCCCGCCAATAATAAATTTACACTGGTTGTTTTCCCATCTACTTGCATGTCACCCACATGATCGCCTGAAATCAACTGTCTAACGAAGCCTGCAACCATAATAGGACTTAACCCTTTTTCTGCGGCTTTTTGGTCATTGATTTTCAATTGAAGCTGTTCCTTCACGCCAGAGAGGTTCGATTCGACATTTTCCAAACCATCAATATCTTTAATTTTATCTACAATCCGTTTACCGGCAGTCTCTAAATCTTTGGCATTTGCTCCCTCGACCATTAAAGCTAAACCGCTTGTTCCAACGATCCCCACAGGAGCGAGTGCGACTTTCATTTGAGCGTCCAATTTCTCTACTTCTGTTCTTACCTTTTTTTCAAAATCATTGGTCTGTTCCTTCGTGATGTCATCCTTTAAATCTATGGAAAAACGAATATGCTCCCCATTCACAATTGTTTGCACATTTTTAATTTGTTTTTCTTGAGCTAGCACTTCTTCAACCTTGACAGCGAGTTCGTTCGCTTTTATCAGTGAGGTTCCAGCTGGTAAATCCCCAGTTAACCGATAAGAAACAGCTTTTTCCTGTGGTAAAAAGTTCTTTGGAATCATCGGAACCAGTGCGAGCGATCCGGCAAACATTACCACTGCTATTACTATCGTAATCGCTCGTTTATTTAAGACCCATGTCAATGTATGCTTATACGCTTTTTCAAACCAACTTTCTTTCACTTCTTTATGCTTTATCTTCAATAAGAATAATTTTGCCAACAACGGTACAACCGTTAGTGAAACAATCAGTGAAAACGCGAGCGCCACGATAACTGTGATGCCAAACGGTGCAAAGAAGCGGCCAATAATTCCTGGAACAAAGGAAAGTGGACCAAATACGGCAATAGTTGTCAGAGTGGAGGAAGTAATGGCACCTCCAACCTCTTTGGCTGCCGTTAACACCATTCGCTCATCGCGTCTTGTGCTCGTTAAAGTTCGACGGTATACGTTCTCAATGACTACAATGGAGTCGTCAATGACCCGTCCGACAGCAACCGCGATTCCAGCCAGTGTCATCATGTTTAAGCTATAGTCCAAATATTTCATGGTGACCATAGAAGCCAAAATTGATAATGGAATGGATAATACGGCAACAATCGTTGCTCTAATATTTCGTAAAAACAAGAACGTCACAATAACCGCAAACAAGGTACCTAGCAATACCTCACGCAGCATTCCATTAACAGATGTTTTGACTTCTTTTGAGGTATCATATAATTTGGTTAATTTATAGCCGGCTGGAAGGTCTAATGCATCCAACTTTTCCTTTGCCTGCCCCACTACTTCAACCGTATTGGAACCTGCTTGCGCCTTCATTTCAACTAAAACAGCCGGTTTTTCGTTTAAGCGAGTATAAACGGTTTCCTTTTTATTGCTATAGGAAACGTCGGCGATTTCTGACAAACTGACCTTTTGGATACCAGTCTGTCCTTGTGCCAAAATTTGAATATCCTGTACATCCTTTACCGAACCAAGCTTGTAATCAGCTTGAACATTTAGTGTTTTATCCTCTACATTCATTTGACCAGCAGGAAAGGAAAAATGGTGAGCTAAAAATGTTTGTTTGACTGTCTCATATGTAATCCCGTAACTCTTCATCTTTCCCGGATTAAGTTTGATCGCTACCTGCTTTTCTGTCTCACCAGAAATCTCAATTGTACCTGCACCATCGATTCCGCTAAGGGCCGGCTTGATGTGTTCATTAATATACTGAGTTAAGTCGGATTGATTAGCTGTTTCTGAAGAAAGAGCAAACTCAAATACTGGTGCGGCAGCTGGACCGTCCTTTAGAATTTGCGGTTTCTCCGCACCTTCCGGGAGCTTGATTGAAGCAACTGCTGTGGTCACATCTTTTTCCGCTTCGTCCATGTCCTTGCTCATTTCAAATTCGAGAATTCCAACAACTACATTGCTATGTGCTTCAATATAGAGATTATCCAGTTTCTTGATTCCAGACAAGGTCGTTTCCATTGGCTTCCCTATATCCTCTAATCCTTGTTCAGGGGTAGCTCCAACATATGGAACCTGTACGATGATATACGGAATATCGACATTCGGCATCGACTCCATCTTCATCGTTTTAACCGAATAAATACCGCCTGCGATCACCATTAACATGGCGATAAAAATAACCCCTGCATTCTTTAAAGAAAATTTAATCCACGATTGCATATTTACTTTCCCCTCCGTTTTTCGCTTTTCACTTGATCTCTTTTTTCATTATAGGTTTTCTACCCAACTTCCAGCCTCGGGCGGGTGTTGTAAAATGATCTAAGACTAGAGACCTAGAAATGTTTTCCAGTATACTTAATCAAACTCCTAAATAACTACTTTTAGTCAAAAAGCACCAGATGTATAGACGGGAAATTTGGAAGTATGGTTTCATAAAATTATCCATTTTTTTCGAACACACAAAAAAAGCCGCCCCGCAGTTGGAGCAGCTCTTAAATAAATGGCTCATTTCTAAGACATTGATACTTTCGTCTTCCTTGGGAAACTCGTTGTAAACTAGCTCAAATAGACGGAAATACTCCGCTTATTGGTTAATCTTCTAAGGGGTAATCCATTAGTCAGCTTTTTCGCAGTGTAGCTTAGATTCTAAATGAATAAGCCTTCCCTTTTATACGATGTTTTAGTAGACACTTAAATAATTATATACCCACATCAAACTCTTATTTTATTTCAATACCTTATCCTTAGAAAGTGCATGTTTAAACTGTTCGATCAGTATAGGGACAATCTCAAAGGCATCGCCAACAATTCCATAATGGCAGTTCTGAAAAATAGGAGCTTCTTTGTCTTTATTAATGGCAATAATTAAACCGGAATTTTTCATTCCAACAATATGCTGAATGGCACCCGAAATGCCAATTGCAAAATAAATCTTTGGCGTCACCGTCACGCCCGTTTGCCCTACTTGATGTGCGTGATCAATCCAACCCGCTTCCACCACATCCCTGCTGGCACCAACAGCTCCTCCAAGCGTTTCCGCCAATTGGTGTATTAACCGGAATCCCTCGTAGCTCCCTAATCCTTTTCCACCTGCCACAATTATGTCGGCTTCGTCGATTCTTACTTTCTTTACCGTTTCCTTTACAATTTCCAAGACTTTTGTCCGAATATCATCTTCTTTTAAGGGGATTGTTTCTTCGACAATTCTTCCTGTTCTTCCCGGCTCTGGTTCCAATGCCTTCATCACTTTGGCACGGACTGTCGCCATTTGAGGCCGATATTTTTTACATAAAATAGTTGCCATTATGTTTCCACCAAAAGCAGGACGGCTCGCCAATAATAACCCGGTTTCCTCCTCCACATCCAACTCCGTCGTATCCGCTGTCAAACCCGTCGGCAGATCGGTAGCTACCGCGCTTGCCAAGTCTTTGCCTGTTGAAGTCGCTCCGTAAAGGATAATTTCTGGTTTATGTTTATCACTACACTCTAACAGTGCCTTCATATAGGTTTCGGTGCGGTAATGCTTAAAGATCGGTTGATCGTATACATACACGGTATCTGCTCCATATTCAAATACGGTCTTTGTTAAAGATTTAACATTTTCTCCGATTAGAATACCCGCCAATTCGACTCCCCGTTTGTCTGCCAGCTTTCTTCCGGCACCCAAAAGTTCAAGGGAAACAGAAGCAACCTCTCCATCCTTTTGTTCAATAAATACCCAAACACCTTTGTAATCTTTGAAATCCAATTACATGCCCTCCTTTGTTTCGAACAGTTCCTTCTTTTCAAGCAGGACAGAGAGCAATTGCTCTACTTGTGCTGTTGGGTTGCCTTCGAGGAACTTTCCCCCTGCCGGCTTTTGCGGTGCCCATACTTTTGAGACAATCGTTGGGGATCCCTTCAATCCAAGCTGTTTAATATCCACACCTTCCAGATCGTCAACAGACCAAATATGTGGCTGATATCTGGCAGCTTTTATCATGTTCGGAAATGGGGAATACGGCACTTCATTGATTGTTTTTTCCACAGAAAACAAACACGGTAATGTAGAACGGACCACTTCATATCCATCCTCCAGCTTGCGATGGACAATGGCATATCCTTCTTCTTGGTTGATTTCCACGACTTTATTTACCGAAGTTAACGGTGGAATATCGAGTCTTCTCGCTATTCCTGGTCCGACTTGACCGGTATCGCCATCGATGGACATTTTTCCACAAATGATCAAATCTACGGGCTTTTGTTTTGCGATTTTTTCAATTGCCTTGGTCACAGCATAGCTCGTTGCCAACGTATCGGCACCCGCAAACCGGCGGTCGGTAATCAAATAGCCTTCATCGGCCCCGATTTCAATACACTTCTTAATCGCGGTAACTGCTGGAGGAGGCCCCATCGTGACAACAGATACAATCCCTCCATATCTTTGCTTTAAACGAACGGCCTCTTCAACAGCATGCGCATCATACGGATTCAATATCGCAGGCGCGGTTCTGCGGTCCATCGTATTTGTTTTTGGATTCATCTTAATAATTTTGGTGTCAGGTACTTGCTTGATACAAGCTACAATATGCAGCATTTAATCCCTCCCTTTTAATAACAGCGTAAGCGCCTTGGTCAGCCCCGACAGGCAAATGTTCTTCGGCAAGAAAAGTCTCGGCCCTTTGACATTTATTGCCGAAGGTTATTTGACCCGAGGGGCTAGGCGCAGAAGCTGGACAATTCTCGAAGTCGAATTATACATTCTTAAAATGTCAAAAACACATATTCTCTTTACTTTTACTTTATTAATAGAGATGTCCTTACATTCGAAATTTCTGATAATTATCCAAAAGAAAAGCAAACAAAAAACCGCACGAGTGATGGATACACCCTGCGGTCTTATATTTTTATTTAGTTTTTTAGTCGATTATTAAAATGGACAAGTCTATCTAAATCTGCAACCAGTCTGCAACACTTGATATAATTCTTTTTCCGTCGTGTTTCAACTCTCATTCTCACTGAATGATGTCGCCTGTAATCTTCATAGCCTACTCCATGAGCACTACGCATCGCTTTTTCCATTTCGCTTGTATAACTTAATTGCAAATGATTAATAACAGATCATTCCTTTCAGTTCTTTTCACATGGCGAATTGTTCTTTAACGTAGTTTTCATCTTACCATTGAATTCCAGGGCACACAAAGTCGAAAAAACAGTGTAATTGACTGTATGAAGGAATGACATGTAATCACGAGAAAATATCACTATCATACTTACTATTTTAGCCATATCCTTCCATATCCTGCTTGACCTAACCTTTTCAGCGATAGAAGTAATTTCTTACAAACACATGACAATCAATGACTATTTTTTTCATTTATTAAAAGTGATTAACAGTTCTTTTCAAATGAGTTATATCGACATTTTTTTCAAAACCTCTTGTTTATAATGACAAATATTATTGTATATTGCGCACAAATATTATTAATCTGAGGAGGGAACCTAATGGAAATTCTTCTATACATCGGTACATATCTCTTAGGTGCTCTTGCAATCGTGCACTTGATTACATTCACTTTTAATCTGTTTTCTAAATAAAGCACTTAGAAATAATCCGAAAAATATGGAACCTCTCGTTCAATTAAATTCTCTAATATGTCAATTGTTTGTTGATTACCTGAAAGACGACCAATAACCGCTAAATAAGAAGGTCTCTTGTAGCCAAGTAACATGGTTGTTAATGTTTGAATATCACAAGAAAAGTCCGCTGATCCTTCAGTTTGGTTTAACCTGCCTTGACCTGTGCCAGATA
The window above is part of the Bacillus sp. SORGH_AS_0510 genome. Proteins encoded here:
- a CDS encoding metallophosphoesterase; amino-acid sequence: MEKIAVISDIHGNIPALKSVLSDIDSRNIKRIICLGDLVGKGPQSSMAIQLIQKHCERVIRGNWDDFFPKPQESAMIKWHQNQLTKKQMDYLKDLPFSVEFLMSGKLVRMFHASPRSVYERIQPWDSLERRLSMFENNANTENIEGKREPDVVCYGDIHNAYQQNIKGKTLCNVGSIGNPLDLPQASYAILEGTYNQTEKGVFSIQLVRVPYDIELAIHLAKEAGMPELEEYIQELTSAKYRGLNK
- a CDS encoding copper homeostasis protein CutC; this translates as MLKEVCVENFTWVPMAIARGGNRIELCDNLSIGGTTVSHGVAAKTIRYCHLHHTKVMTMVRPRGGNFIYSNEEIEIMQNDIVHFKQLGTDGVVIGCLNESGWIDENSFGQLLDSAKGLDVTFHMAFDHIKPEYQLEAIDWLAEHGVNRILTHGGPESSSIEGNLNRLKELVDYAKDKIIIMPGGGITDKNLSFIASKLKISEVHGTKIVGQLDLI
- a CDS encoding efflux RND transporter permease subunit; the encoded protein is MQSWIKFSLKNAGVIFIAMLMVIAGGIYSVKTMKMESMPNVDIPYIIVQVPYVGATPEQGLEDIGKPMETTLSGIKKLDNLYIEAHSNVVVGILEFEMSKDMDEAEKDVTTAVASIKLPEGAEKPQILKDGPAAAPVFEFALSSETANQSDLTQYINEHIKPALSGIDGAGTIEISGETEKQVAIKLNPGKMKSYGITYETVKQTFLAHHFSFPAGQMNVEDKTLNVQADYKLGSVKDVQDIQILAQGQTGIQKVSLSEIADVSYSNKKETVYTRLNEKPAVLVEMKAQAGSNTVEVVGQAKEKLDALDLPAGYKLTKLYDTSKEVKTSVNGMLREVLLGTLFAVIVTFLFLRNIRATIVAVLSIPLSILASMVTMKYLDYSLNMMTLAGIAVAVGRVIDDSIVVIENVYRRTLTSTRRDERMVLTAAKEVGGAITSSTLTTIAVFGPLSFVPGIIGRFFAPFGITVIVALAFSLIVSLTVVPLLAKLFLLKIKHKEVKESWFEKAYKHTLTWVLNKRAITIVIAVVMFAGSLALVPMIPKNFLPQEKAVSYRLTGDLPAGTSLIKANELAVKVEEVLAQEKQIKNVQTIVNGEHIRFSIDLKDDITKEQTNDFEKKVRTEVEKLDAQMKVALAPVGIVGTSGLALMVEGANAKDLETAGKRIVDKIKDIDGLENVESNLSGVKEQLQLKINDQKAAEKGLSPIMVAGFVRQLISGDHVGDMQVDGKTTSVNLLLAGDPAQSINDILSQTIMNPMGVPVTLSDVATLTKQPSPSALYRLNQQQYVQVSGRITTDNTSGVQAEVDKRLKELDLPKGITYHSEGQAQAMNEGFTNMTIAMAVAVVLVFIVMLVAFGNTLMPVSILSSLPFLFSGGLLGLYLTNQALGMPALVGFLMLIGIVVTNAIVLMERVKQNEKKGMEIKAALLEAGKTRLRPILMTALATIGALLPLALSSEGGLISRSLAIVVISGLLTSTLLTLVIVPTTYHILRSIKERFSRKNEVTVTSAARSVSKMTGLLK
- a CDS encoding electron transfer flavoprotein subunit alpha/FixB family protein — protein: MDFKDYKGVWVFIEQKDGEVASVSLELLGAGRKLADKRGVELAGILIGENVKSLTKTVFEYGADTVYVYDQPIFKHYRTETYMKALLECSDKHKPEIILYGATSTGKDLASAVATDLPTGLTADTTELDVEEETGLLLASRPAFGGNIMATILCKKYRPQMATVRAKVMKALEPEPGRTGRIVEETIPLKEDDIRTKVLEIVKETVKKVRIDEADIIVAGGKGLGSYEGFRLIHQLAETLGGAVGASRDVVEAGWIDHAHQVGQTGVTVTPKIYFAIGISGAIQHIVGMKNSGLIIAINKDKEAPIFQNCHYGIVGDAFEIVPILIEQFKHALSKDKVLK
- a CDS encoding electron transfer flavoprotein subunit beta/FixA family protein, producing MLHIVACIKQVPDTKIIKMNPKTNTMDRRTAPAILNPYDAHAVEEAVRLKQRYGGIVSVVTMGPPPAVTAIKKCIEIGADEGYLITDRRFAGADTLATSYAVTKAIEKIAKQKPVDLIICGKMSIDGDTGQVGPGIARRLDIPPLTSVNKVVEINQEEGYAIVHRKLEDGYEVVRSTLPCLFSVEKTINEVPYSPFPNMIKAARYQPHIWSVDDLEGVDIKQLGLKGSPTIVSKVWAPQKPAGGKFLEGNPTAQVEQLLSVLLEKKELFETKEGM